A region of Candidatus Polarisedimenticolia bacterium DNA encodes the following proteins:
- a CDS encoding amino acid permease gives MPSNYFKTKPLSLLLEEMRGENRLRRILGPVQLTSLGVGAIIGAGIFVATGAAAHNVAGPALMLSYVVAGITCVFAALCYAEFASMVPVAGSAYTYAYATLGELLAWIIGWDLVLEYAVGSATVATGWSGYFQNVLQKIGVQLPLAFRESPWRYDAATGSFLHTGSYFNLPAIVIVAIVTAILVKGISESASFNATMVMIKLAAVLFVIGVGAFYINPDNWHPFTPYGWTGLNFFGHHVSGQTDPQGSPLGMLAGAAIIFFAYIGFDSVSTHTEEAKNPQRDVPIGIVASLIICTILYILVVAVLTGMVPYNQLDINAPVSRAFQQQGIGWAEGLIAVAGVAGITSVLLVMMLSGPRVFLAMARDGLVPRGFFGDVHPKFRTPWRSTILIGVFVAVMGGLFPIDALLHLTNIGTLFAFVVVCAAVLIMRRRYPNHERPFRCPMVPVVPIMGILSCSLLMFSLPTANWWRLFTWLALGLLIYFFYGRHHSVLTRVKGGTMPVSAKDIEPVAGG, from the coding sequence ATGCCATCCAACTATTTCAAGACGAAACCGCTGAGCCTGCTCCTGGAGGAGATGCGCGGCGAGAACCGCCTGCGCCGCATCCTCGGCCCCGTCCAGCTCACCAGCCTGGGGGTCGGCGCGATCATCGGCGCCGGGATCTTCGTGGCCACCGGCGCCGCGGCGCACAACGTCGCCGGCCCCGCCCTGATGCTCTCCTACGTCGTGGCGGGCATCACCTGCGTCTTCGCGGCGCTGTGCTATGCCGAGTTCGCCTCGATGGTTCCCGTTGCCGGCTCCGCCTACACCTACGCCTACGCCACGCTCGGCGAGCTGCTCGCCTGGATCATCGGCTGGGACCTGGTTTTGGAGTACGCCGTCGGCAGTGCCACCGTGGCCACCGGATGGTCGGGCTACTTCCAGAACGTCCTGCAGAAGATCGGCGTCCAGCTCCCGCTGGCCTTCCGCGAGTCACCCTGGCGCTACGACGCGGCGACCGGCAGCTTCCTCCACACCGGGTCGTACTTCAACCTGCCGGCGATCGTCATCGTCGCCATCGTCACGGCGATCCTGGTCAAGGGGATCTCCGAGAGCGCCTCGTTCAACGCCACGATGGTGATGATCAAGCTCGCCGCCGTTCTCTTCGTCATCGGCGTCGGCGCCTTCTACATCAACCCGGACAACTGGCACCCCTTCACCCCCTACGGCTGGACCGGCCTGAATTTCTTCGGCCACCACGTGTCGGGGCAGACCGACCCGCAAGGATCGCCGCTCGGCATGCTCGCCGGCGCGGCGATCATCTTCTTCGCCTACATCGGATTCGACTCCGTCTCCACGCACACCGAGGAGGCCAAGAACCCGCAGCGCGACGTTCCCATCGGCATCGTGGCCTCCCTGATCATCTGCACGATCCTCTATATTCTCGTGGTGGCGGTCCTCACCGGCATGGTCCCCTACAACCAGCTCGACATCAACGCCCCCGTCAGCCGCGCCTTCCAGCAGCAAGGGATCGGCTGGGCCGAAGGGCTCATCGCCGTCGCGGGCGTCGCCGGCATCACGTCCGTGCTCCTGGTCATGATGCTCTCCGGCCCCCGCGTCTTCCTCGCCATGGCGCGCGACGGCCTGGTGCCGCGCGGCTTCTTCGGCGACGTCCATCCGAAGTTCCGCACCCCGTGGCGCTCGACCATCCTGATCGGCGTGTTCGTGGCGGTGATGGGGGGCCTGTTCCCCATCGATGCGCTCCTCCACCTGACCAACATCGGCACCCTGTTCGCGTTCGTCGTCGTCTGCGCGGCCGTCCTCATCATGCGCCGCCGCTACCCGAACCACGAGCGCCCATTCCGGTGCCCGATGGTGCCCGTCGTTCCCATCATGGGGATCCTCTCCTGCTCGCTGCTGATGTTCTCGCTGCCGACCGCCAACTGGTGGCGCCTCTTCACCTGGCTCGCCCTCGGCCTGCTGATCTATTTCTTCTACGGCCGCCACCACAGCGTCCTGACGCGCGTCAAAGGCGGCACGATGCCGGTCTCCGCGAAGGACATCGAGCCCGTGGCGGGAGGGTAG
- a CDS encoding amino acid permease codes for MQTAAALPVTDKATGFIRGLGLLDSTMIVAGSMIGSGIFIVSADIARQVGSAGWLLMVWVVTGLLTIAAALSYGELAGMMPQAGGQYVYLREAYSPLWGFLYGWTMFLVIQTGTIAAVAVGFARFLGVLVPAISPTSWIIEPIDLSRNYAVSLSTQQLVGILSLILLTYLNTRGLKLGKIIQNLFTFTKTFALVALIFLGIFVGRNAAAISANFSSMWTPVGAAEIRPDFSFVPALSAGAGALGLLVAFCVAQVGSLFSADAWNNITFTAGEVKNPRRNIPLSLALGTGLVITLYVLANVAYLFTLPLAGIQQAPDDRVATAALAVIFGAAGAVIMAVAIVISTFGCNNGLILAGARVYYAMGRDGLFFRATGRLNKNHVPAVGLVLQCVWASLLVLPRTRLRDASGAPLLNEATGAAMYGNLYSNLLDYVVFSVLIFYVLTIAGLFVLRRKRPQAERPYKAFGYPLVPIIYIAAALVIMTVLILYKTQTTWPGLVIVLTGIPVYFVWKSVAKKAGLQAGAATAEESGI; via the coding sequence ATGCAGACGGCCGCCGCCCTGCCCGTCACCGACAAAGCGACGGGGTTCATCCGGGGTCTCGGGCTTCTCGACTCCACCATGATCGTCGCCGGGTCGATGATCGGCTCCGGTATCTTCATCGTCTCGGCCGACATCGCGCGCCAGGTCGGCTCCGCCGGCTGGCTCCTCATGGTCTGGGTCGTCACCGGCCTTCTGACCATCGCCGCGGCCCTGTCCTACGGCGAGCTGGCCGGGATGATGCCGCAGGCCGGCGGGCAGTACGTCTACCTGCGCGAAGCCTATTCGCCGCTCTGGGGGTTCCTCTACGGCTGGACGATGTTCCTGGTGATCCAGACCGGCACGATCGCCGCCGTGGCGGTCGGCTTCGCGCGCTTCCTCGGCGTCCTCGTCCCGGCGATCTCCCCGACTTCCTGGATCATCGAGCCGATCGACCTGTCGCGCAATTACGCCGTGAGCCTCTCGACCCAGCAGCTCGTCGGGATCCTGAGCCTGATCCTCTTGACCTACCTGAACACCCGCGGCCTCAAGCTCGGCAAGATCATCCAGAACCTCTTCACCTTCACCAAGACCTTCGCGCTCGTCGCCCTGATCTTCCTGGGGATCTTCGTGGGGCGCAACGCCGCGGCGATCTCCGCCAACTTCTCGTCGATGTGGACCCCCGTGGGCGCCGCCGAGATTCGCCCCGACTTCTCCTTCGTCCCGGCGCTCTCCGCCGGCGCCGGCGCGCTGGGCCTGCTCGTCGCCTTCTGCGTCGCCCAGGTCGGCTCGCTGTTCTCCGCCGACGCCTGGAACAACATCACCTTCACCGCCGGTGAAGTGAAGAACCCGCGGCGCAACATCCCGCTGTCGCTGGCGCTCGGGACCGGCCTGGTCATCACCCTCTACGTCCTGGCCAACGTCGCGTACCTGTTCACGCTGCCGCTCGCGGGGATCCAGCAGGCCCCCGACGACCGCGTCGCCACCGCCGCGCTCGCCGTCATCTTCGGCGCCGCCGGCGCCGTCATCATGGCCGTCGCCATCGTGATCTCCACCTTCGGCTGCAACAACGGCCTGATCCTGGCGGGCGCCCGCGTCTACTACGCTATGGGCCGGGACGGCCTGTTCTTCCGCGCCACCGGCCGGCTGAACAAGAACCACGTCCCCGCCGTCGGCCTCGTCCTGCAGTGCGTCTGGGCGTCGCTCCTGGTCCTGCCGCGCACGCGCCTGCGCGACGCCTCGGGCGCGCCGTTGCTCAACGAGGCGACCGGCGCGGCGATGTACGGCAACCTCTACAGCAACCTGCTCGACTACGTCGTCTTCTCCGTCCTGATCTTCTACGTCCTGACGATCGCCGGCCTGTTCGTCCTGCGCCGCAAGCGCCCCCAAGCCGAGCGCCCCTACAAGGCTTTCGGCTACCCCCTGGTCCCTATCATCTATATAGCTGCCGCCCTGGTCATCATGACCGTCCTCATCCTCTATAAGACCCAGACCACCTGGCCCGGGCTGGTGATTGTCCTGACCGGCATTCCCGTTTACTTTGTATGGAAGAGCGTCGCCAAGAAAGCCGGCCTGCAAGCCGGGGCCGCCACCGCCGAAGAATCCGGGATCTGA
- a CDS encoding RNA polymerase sigma factor yields the protein MQALADRVQEKATAMVDLLGEAQRGEVAAFEALYRRHVGRVHGLCRRLSRDAVRAEELTQEVFLRAWRHLGACGDDRPFEAWLCRIAIHVVLADNRSFRRRFRREAVTQDGILPEVGAAAAPAGLALDLDRAIEKLPPGARQVFVLHDVEGFRHEEIGKFLGLSAGTSKAQLHRARRLLREALGS from the coding sequence ATGCAGGCTCTTGCCGACCGCGTTCAGGAGAAGGCAACGGCGATGGTCGACCTGCTGGGCGAGGCGCAGCGCGGGGAGGTGGCCGCCTTCGAGGCGCTGTACCGGCGCCACGTGGGACGGGTGCACGGCCTCTGCCGGCGGCTGTCCCGCGACGCGGTGCGGGCGGAGGAGCTGACCCAGGAGGTTTTCCTGCGCGCCTGGAGACACCTCGGCGCGTGCGGAGACGATCGGCCTTTCGAGGCGTGGCTTTGCCGGATCGCCATCCACGTCGTCCTGGCGGACAACCGGTCCTTCAGGCGGCGCTTTCGGAGGGAAGCGGTGACCCAGGACGGAATTCTGCCGGAGGTCGGAGCCGCGGCCGCGCCCGCCGGCCTGGCGCTGGATCTCGATCGGGCGATCGAGAAGCTTCCGCCCGGCGCCCGGCAGGTCTTCGTGCTGCACGACGTCGAAGGGTTCCGGCACGAGGAGATCGGGAAGTTCCTGGGACTTTCCGCCGGCACCTCGAAAGCCCAGCTCCACCGGGCCCGCCGGCTGCTCAGGGAGGCGCTCGGATCATGA
- a CDS encoding zf-HC2 domain-containing protein, which translates to MTSCLRFEERLNDYLDELLTSRQREEVEQHLEECAGCRAELSALRSLRQRADNLPRSTEPARDLWPAIRSSLPPRRGGVSARFPFIPGWSWGARPLGLSFTGALALVLIAFGAVVALRRTAAPARPPVPAAPPGPSVALASVRRVEAEYGNAAERLEAALGERRAGRSPELRILEENLRIVERAIRQVHRAAAVDPGHSVDEHAIARLYRTKFELLQQAVRLSAREGEEKRS; encoded by the coding sequence ATGACCAGCTGTCTTCGCTTCGAAGAGCGACTGAACGACTATCTCGACGAGCTTCTCACGTCGCGCCAGCGCGAGGAAGTCGAGCAGCACCTGGAGGAATGCGCCGGATGCCGGGCGGAGCTCTCGGCCCTGCGCTCGCTTCGGCAGCGGGCGGACAACCTGCCTCGGAGCACCGAGCCGGCGCGCGATCTCTGGCCGGCGATTCGCAGCTCCCTGCCCCCCCGCCGCGGCGGGGTGTCCGCCCGTTTCCCCTTCATCCCGGGATGGAGCTGGGGAGCGCGCCCGCTCGGCCTCTCGTTCACCGGGGCGCTGGCTCTCGTCCTGATCGCCTTCGGCGCGGTCGTGGCGCTGCGCCGGACTGCGGCGCCGGCCCGCCCGCCCGTCCCGGCGGCCCCGCCCGGCCCTTCCGTGGCGCTCGCCTCGGTGCGGCGCGTCGAAGCGGAATACGGCAACGCCGCCGAGAGACTCGAGGCCGCGCTCGGCGAGCGGCGGGCCGGCCGGTCCCCGGAGCTGAGAATCCTCGAGGAGAACCTGCGGATCGTCGAGCGCGCCATCCGCCAGGTCCATCGCGCCGCCGCCGTGGATCCCGGCCATTCCGTCGACGAGCATGCCATCGCCAGACTTTATCGGACCAAATTCGAGCTCCTGCAGCAGGCGGTCCGCCTGTCGGCGCGGGAGGGAGAGGAGAAGCGATCGTGA
- a CDS encoding DUF4097 family beta strand repeat-containing protein, with amino-acid sequence MKHALTAMLLTILLAAGTLWAGEAVNEHRNVASDALIELNLIAGTVKVTGWQKSEMELTGTLGDDRQKLEITGGKDRLKIEVDFEEEGDHHNVEGSDLELRVPRGARVRIETVSAPITVSDLTERIDLNSVSGKLEVQGSPKEAKLNTVSGAIVVDDGASLESLDTNTVSGDIEAHLRLRSGGSFSFNTVSGGIVLRLPANVSADFEASTFSGSIHSDFGGKPEKGSSVLPAQSLDFTLGSGGARVKINSFSGPIKIRKE; translated from the coding sequence GTGAAGCACGCCCTGACCGCCATGTTGCTGACCATCCTGCTCGCGGCAGGAACGCTCTGGGCCGGGGAGGCGGTCAACGAGCATCGGAACGTCGCCTCCGACGCCTTGATCGAGCTGAACCTGATCGCCGGCACCGTCAAGGTCACCGGCTGGCAAAAGTCGGAGATGGAGCTGACCGGAACGCTCGGCGACGATCGCCAGAAGCTGGAGATCACCGGCGGGAAGGACCGCCTCAAGATCGAGGTCGACTTCGAGGAGGAAGGCGACCACCACAACGTCGAAGGGTCGGACCTGGAGCTGCGCGTCCCGCGCGGGGCCCGCGTGAGGATCGAGACGGTCAGCGCGCCGATCACGGTTTCCGATTTGACCGAGCGGATCGACCTGAACTCCGTGAGCGGCAAGCTGGAGGTCCAGGGAAGCCCGAAGGAGGCGAAGCTCAACACCGTCAGCGGCGCCATCGTCGTGGACGACGGCGCCTCGCTCGAGAGCCTCGACACCAACACGGTCTCCGGCGACATCGAGGCACATCTTCGGCTGCGCTCGGGCGGGAGCTTCTCGTTCAACACCGTCAGCGGCGGGATCGTGCTGCGCCTCCCCGCCAACGTCAGCGCCGATTTCGAGGCTTCGACCTTCTCGGGGAGCATCCACAGCGACTTCGGCGGCAAGCCGGAGAAAGGAAGCTCGGTCCTGCCGGCGCAAAGCCTCGACTTCACGCTCGGCTCCGGCGGCGCCCGCGTGAAGATCAACTCGTTCAGCGGCCCGATCAAGATCCGCAAGGAATAG
- a CDS encoding protein kinase: METGTTLKHYRILSLLGEGGMGAVYRAEDTRLGREVALKVLRPDLTASAERLARFEREARAASAVSHPGVATLFDIHHEGETIFLAMEYVEGKTLRELLLGGRLPLPQVIDCAAQVSEALSAAHRKGIIHRDLKPENVMAADSGFYKILDFGLARMALREDSGAGPMAQLTQALTLSRNLSSEGQVSGTLAYMSPEQIQGEAIDARSDLFSFGTLLYELATGVSPFRGKNLLATFHAIVHEQPPSIGSLRPDAPPELDRIAARCLAKDPRDRYQTAADLALDLRTLKRDSDSGSWRQPSPAVSQGAATAAVRPGRPSHWIRNASIVAGGAALILASLFIYRPRGPEPEIEAGLLPGPPSRASLAPADRSRIAVTPFANRSGDPRVDWLSQGLPEMLTTDLARVPGLQVISSQRLADLLSAAGKGEVKDLDQSARTQLGRYAGAGVVVNGSIFKTEGGYRVDVQAYDTATGQVVTAHRAEGKEIFKIADELGTALKKGLQVGGPKEASFPTVATSSPDAYRLFSEGMKFYQGTKFPEAADAFRRSLAADPDFAPSQLRLGMSLMLSGKREEGVRWIGRAATQGDKLPERDLILSEAIQSAFHEQKDPKAPALLEKLTERYPNDPESLFWQAELRSAQEGSRFEAIRILHQAVDQDPNDALAVSALVRHLKELGLEKDAAAILADFQKRTTQAGALPTPPPSVAPPSVP, from the coding sequence GTGGAAACCGGAACCACCCTCAAGCATTACCGCATCCTCTCCCTTCTCGGCGAAGGAGGGATGGGCGCGGTCTATCGCGCCGAGGACACCCGCCTCGGGCGCGAAGTCGCGCTCAAGGTCCTCCGGCCGGACCTGACCGCCAGCGCCGAACGGCTGGCGCGCTTCGAGCGCGAGGCCCGGGCCGCCTCCGCCGTGAGCCATCCGGGCGTCGCCACCCTCTTCGACATCCATCACGAAGGCGAGACGATCTTCCTGGCGATGGAATACGTCGAGGGGAAGACGCTGCGGGAGCTCCTGCTCGGCGGGCGCCTGCCCCTGCCTCAGGTGATCGACTGCGCGGCGCAGGTGAGCGAGGCGCTGAGCGCCGCCCACCGCAAGGGGATCATCCATCGCGACCTGAAGCCCGAGAACGTCATGGCGGCCGACTCCGGCTTCTACAAGATCCTCGACTTCGGCCTGGCCCGGATGGCGCTGCGCGAGGATTCGGGGGCCGGCCCGATGGCGCAGCTCACCCAGGCGCTGACGCTTTCGCGCAACCTCTCGAGCGAGGGGCAGGTCTCCGGAACGCTCGCCTACATGAGCCCCGAGCAGATCCAGGGAGAAGCGATCGACGCGCGCAGCGATCTTTTCTCTTTCGGGACTCTCCTTTACGAGCTGGCGACGGGCGTCTCGCCGTTCCGGGGAAAGAACCTCCTTGCCACGTTCCACGCGATCGTCCACGAGCAACCTCCTTCAATCGGCTCGCTGCGGCCCGACGCGCCCCCGGAGCTGGACCGGATCGCGGCCCGGTGCCTCGCCAAAGATCCGCGCGACCGTTATCAGACGGCGGCCGATCTGGCGCTCGACCTCCGGACCCTGAAACGCGACAGCGATTCGGGGAGCTGGCGGCAGCCTTCGCCGGCGGTTTCGCAGGGGGCCGCGACCGCGGCCGTCCGCCCCGGCCGGCCCAGCCACTGGATCCGCAACGCGTCAATCGTCGCGGGGGGCGCCGCGTTGATCCTGGCGAGCCTCTTCATCTACCGGCCGCGCGGGCCGGAGCCGGAGATCGAGGCGGGACTCTTGCCGGGGCCTCCGTCTCGCGCCTCTCTGGCGCCCGCGGATCGATCCCGGATCGCCGTGACGCCCTTCGCCAACCGGAGCGGCGACCCGCGCGTCGACTGGCTGAGCCAGGGGCTTCCGGAGATGCTCACCACCGATCTGGCCCGGGTCCCGGGTCTCCAGGTGATCTCCAGCCAGCGGCTCGCCGACCTCCTCTCCGCCGCCGGCAAGGGAGAGGTGAAAGATCTGGACCAAAGCGCCAGGACGCAGCTCGGCCGCTACGCCGGCGCCGGCGTCGTCGTCAACGGCAGCATCTTCAAGACGGAGGGAGGCTATCGGGTCGACGTGCAGGCCTACGACACCGCCACGGGCCAGGTCGTCACGGCCCACCGGGCCGAAGGGAAGGAAATCTTCAAGATCGCCGATGAGCTGGGAACGGCCTTGAAGAAGGGGCTGCAAGTCGGCGGTCCGAAGGAGGCGAGCTTCCCGACCGTCGCGACCTCCTCACCCGACGCCTATCGGCTCTTCAGCGAAGGGATGAAGTTCTACCAGGGGACGAAGTTTCCGGAGGCGGCGGATGCGTTCCGCCGATCGCTCGCGGCCGATCCCGACTTCGCGCCGTCCCAGCTCCGGCTGGGGATGAGCCTGATGCTTTCCGGAAAGCGGGAAGAGGGAGTGCGATGGATAGGCCGCGCGGCCACCCAGGGTGACAAGCTTCCGGAGCGCGACCTGATTCTCTCGGAGGCGATCCAATCGGCGTTCCATGAGCAAAAAGACCCGAAGGCCCCGGCGCTCCTGGAAAAGCTGACCGAACGCTATCCGAACGATCCGGAATCTCTCTTCTGGCAGGCGGAGCTTCGTTCCGCCCAGGAAGGAAGCCGGTTCGAGGCGATCCGGATCCTGCATCAGGCGGTCGATCAGGACCCCAACGACGCGCTGGCTGTCTCCGCGCTCGTCCGCCATCTCAAGGAGCTGGGCCTCGAAAAGGACGCCGCCGCGATCCTCGCGGATTTCCAGAAGCGCACGACGCAGGCGGGCGCGCTTCCCACCCCGCCGCCCTCGGTCGCCCCCCCTTCGGTTCCCTGA
- a CDS encoding PPC domain-containing protein — MKRFLFGLLAVWIAFPASADLRREKEPDDPASAAQPVAPPASVGGTIGTPGDVDLYAIRLEAGQTIQADILARGFRATSAPGSALSAVLQILDTDGTTVLAQDQSQGDFDDPSVAFQASRSDKYFVAVRDLDPSAGGPAYLYVLSLEIGPNDAFETATPILPPVLPSIDALINPPGDLDYYGVAGVAGQVLTVDIDSAVFNPDQPAAKIVLTIFDPGRALLAQDAYTASDPNDPFLQTTLPADGVYTILVRELRSFVGTSNTFYQMSVSLGPASDDDAFGNGAPILLPRAVSGVVSPSADVDHFRFFLPAGRTVQADLDARQDLASLLQGTLKFHDPSGPAGTNASSPDPFLSMTLAAGDHSASVQGSCAGSGCLAEDSYYLLYLDADDDGDGRFLPTDNCATVYNPAQMDADGDGVGDACDNCSLFNPDQLDANGDGRGDACGPCNPPLEVATNLVFVDSQTLSWSSSPGVDSYNLYIGFIVGAWSFNHICLAPGLLSPGATDSSLPPAGFAYYYLVSGSNVCGEGSLGVISAGQPRPNPSPCP; from the coding sequence GTGAAGCGGTTCCTATTCGGGTTGCTCGCAGTCTGGATCGCGTTTCCTGCGTCGGCGGATCTACGCCGGGAGAAAGAGCCGGACGATCCGGCCTCTGCGGCCCAGCCCGTCGCGCCGCCGGCGAGCGTCGGCGGGACGATCGGGACGCCGGGGGACGTTGATCTCTACGCGATCAGGCTGGAGGCGGGGCAGACGATCCAGGCGGACATCCTGGCCCGCGGCTTCCGGGCCACTTCGGCGCCCGGCTCCGCGCTCTCCGCGGTTCTGCAGATTCTCGACACCGACGGGACGACCGTCCTCGCTCAGGACCAATCCCAGGGAGATTTCGACGACCCGAGCGTGGCATTCCAAGCCTCCCGCTCCGACAAGTACTTCGTCGCGGTCCGGGACCTCGACCCTTCCGCCGGCGGGCCGGCGTATCTCTACGTTCTCTCCCTGGAGATCGGCCCGAACGACGCCTTCGAGACCGCGACGCCGATCCTGCCTCCGGTCCTTCCCTCGATCGACGCGCTGATCAATCCCCCCGGGGATCTCGATTACTACGGCGTGGCCGGTGTGGCCGGCCAGGTCCTGACCGTCGACATCGATTCGGCGGTTTTCAATCCGGACCAGCCCGCGGCCAAGATCGTCCTGACAATCTTCGATCCGGGCCGGGCCCTCCTCGCCCAGGACGCCTACACCGCGTCCGATCCGAACGATCCCTTCCTCCAGACGACGCTTCCCGCCGACGGGGTTTACACGATTCTGGTGCGCGAGCTGCGCAGCTTCGTGGGCACTTCCAACACCTTCTATCAAATGTCGGTGAGCCTCGGACCGGCTTCGGACGACGACGCCTTCGGCAACGGAGCTCCGATCCTGCTCCCGCGAGCGGTCAGCGGCGTCGTGAGCCCCTCGGCGGACGTCGATCACTTCCGGTTCTTCCTCCCCGCTGGAAGAACCGTGCAGGCCGATCTCGACGCCCGCCAGGACCTGGCCTCGTTGCTCCAGGGCACCCTGAAGTTCCACGACCCGAGCGGCCCCGCCGGAACGAACGCCTCGAGCCCGGACCCGTTCTTGAGCATGACGCTGGCGGCGGGAGACCATTCCGCAAGCGTCCAGGGGTCCTGCGCGGGCTCAGGCTGCCTTGCGGAGGACTCCTACTATCTTCTTTATCTGGACGCGGACGACGACGGCGATGGCCGGTTCCTCCCCACCGACAACTGTGCCACCGTCTACAATCCCGCGCAGATGGATGCCGACGGGGACGGCGTCGGAGATGCCTGCGACAACTGTTCTCTCTTCAATCCGGATCAGCTCGACGCGAACGGTGACGGGCGGGGCGATGCGTGCGGCCCGTGCAATCCGCCGCTCGAGGTCGCGACCAATCTCGTCTTCGTCGACAGCCAGACCCTCTCCTGGTCATCCTCGCCGGGCGTCGACTCCTACAACCTCTACATCGGATTCATCGTCGGCGCGTGGAGCTTCAATCACATTTGCCTCGCGCCGGGACTCCTTTCTCCCGGGGCGACCGACAGTTCGTTGCCGCCCGCCGGCTTCGCCTATTACTACCTCGTCTCGGGAAGCAACGTCTGCGGCGAAGGGTCTCTAGGCGTCATCTCCGCCGGTCAACCGCGTCCCAATCCATCCCCCTGTCCCTGA